In Thamnophis elegans isolate rThaEle1 chromosome 4, rThaEle1.pri, whole genome shotgun sequence, the following proteins share a genomic window:
- the LOC116507918 gene encoding glutathione S-transferase 3-like, which yields MADKPKLYYFNGRGRMEQIRWLLAAAGVEFEEEFLETREQYEKLLQDGFFMFQQTPMVEIDGMKLVQTRAILRYIATKYNLYGTNLKDRALIDMYVEGTTDLSLFILSFPFLTPQDQERQLVTIKDKATKRYFPVYEKVLKDHGQDFLVGNRFSLADIHLFETILMVEEKVPTILNEFPQLQAFKTRISHIPTIKKFLEPGSQRKPIPDGKYVETVRNVLQMYHQLKPNP from the exons ATGGCTGATAAACctaaattgtattattttaatgGACGAGGCCGAATGGAACAGATCCGCTGGTTGTTAGCAGCTGCTGGCGTAGAG tTTGAAGAGGAATTTTTAGAGACCCGAGAACAATATGAGAAGCTCCTTCAAG atggcttcttcatgTTTCAGCAAACACCCATGGTGGAAATTGACGGGATGAAGCTGGTACAGACACGGGCCATCCTCCGTTACATTGCTACGAAATACAACCTGTATGGGACGAACCTGAAGGACAGAGCATT GATTGACATGTACGTGGAAGGAACGACGGACCTGAGTCTCTTTATTTTGTCCTTCCCTTTCTTGACACCGCAGGATCAAGAGCGCCAACTGGTTACCATTAaagataaagcaacaaaaagataTTTTCCAGTTTATGAAAAG GTGCTGAAGGATCATGGACAAGATTTCCTTGTTGGCAATCGGTTTAGCTTGGCAGACATTCACCTCTTTGAAACTATTTTAATGGTAGAGGAAAAAGTCCCCACTATCCTGAATGAATTTCCTCAATTGCAG GCTTTTAAAACAAGGATTAGTCACATTCCCACAATTAAGAAGTTCCTGGAACCAGGAAGCCAGAGGAAACCTATCCCTGATGGTAAATACGTGGAGACAGTGAGAAATGTCCTCCAGATGTATCACCAGCTGAAGCCCAATCCTTGA